The following is a genomic window from Williamwhitmania sp..
TTCGTGTTCAGCACAGGTGAGGTAGTATTCCGGCTGATTCATAATATAGTGGAAAAGTTTGTCGCCCATCTCATCGTAAAAATACTTCGACGGAAGGCTCTTCGGACTTGAGGTTAATCCGGAAACAACATCCACTAAAAAAGAGTTTGTATTCTCCATAGGATTATAAATCTCTTGCAAGTCGGGCACCTGTAAATTGCCAGCGAAGGTGCGGATGGAAGAAGTTTCTGTAGGTTGCCCGGATGTGATTTTTTGGGGTTGCGCACGAACCGCCACGCAGCACCATTTGGTTTACCATAAATTTGCCATTATACTCACCAACGCTTCCTTCCCACGGCTTAAATTTAGGATAGGGCAGGTAGGCACTATTTGTCCATTCCCATACTTCACCAAGAAAGGCCTTATTGCCTTGGGTTACAATCGAGGGATGGAATAGTTGATTATCTAGAAAATTGTTCGATGAATCGTTGGAACCATATACTCCTGCTGCTACTTCCCATTCCTGCTCAGTTGGCAAGCGCAAACCCTTCCAGCGAGCAAATGCATCTGCCTCATAAAAGCTGATGTGGGTTAGGATTTCTTCCCGATTGAGCTCCCTTAGGCCGTTTAAGGTATACATCAGCCAAGTACTATCACCTCGCTGCCAATATAGTGGGGCTTCTATTTGATTACTATTAAGCCATTGCCATCCTTCGTGCAGCCAGTGGCGCCATTCCTTGTATCCGCCATCCTCCATAAAATCAAGATATTCGCCTACATTTACGGGGCGGGAGGCAATTTCAAATCGATGCAGAAAGGTATTGTGGCGTGGCGATTCATTGTCGAAGTGAAATGAAGTGCCCAATTCTCCAATTTCATATATACCTTCGTTGATGGACAGCCAACTCAAAGGTGCAGATCGAGGTGATTCTTGGTTCTTTAATTCTTTGTAAACGGGGAATAGGGGGCTCAATCCCCAAATGTATTTTAAATCGGTAATTAGCAGCTCTTGGTGCTGCTGCTCATGGTTAATGCCCAGCTCTATAAGTTCAAGCAGCTCATCGGATATTGAACCTGACCTCATCAGTTCCAGCATTTGAGCATCAACCGTTTGGCGATACGCGATTATTTCTTTCAGCAATGGTCGCGGGTGGTATCCCCGCATATCGCGCGCAACTCTGGTTCCTTGACTTTGGTAGTAGCTATTAAATAAGTAGTCGTAGAGCGGATGATAAGGTTTGAAATTGGTGCGGTATTTCTTCAATATGAAATTCTCGAAAAACCAAGTTGTATGTGCCAGGTGCCACTTAGGTGGACTTACGTCGACAATTGGCTGAACAACGGTATCCTCTGGATTAAGCTGCTCAACAAGCTTTAGGGTGAGTTCGCGGGTGGCAATAAATTTGTTTACCAATGAGGTTGTCATGGTTTGATGGTTTTAGCATAAATCAACCTTACACTATTTGAACCCCTTTCCAAAACGCAACGCGGTCTTTTATGGACTTTGCTGCCTCGCTAGGTTCTGGGTAATACCAAACGGCATCGATGTTCTTTTTCCCATCCACCTCAAGCGAATAGTAGCTGGCCTTTCCTTTCCAAGGGCATACTGATTTGGTATCACTGGAAATAAGATAATCCTTGTTTATCGAGCTCATTGGAAAATACGGATTGTTCTCAACATTTACAATGTCGTTGCTTTCCGCTATTACCTTTCCATTCCATATTGCTTTCATAGTCTTTATTTTAATCTATCATTACTCAACACTTAATGTGTCCTTAATGTTTTCAATAAATGCACTCAATTGCTTAGCTACAAGAAATATATGTAATAAGTGCTTGGCTGACTTTTCTTTAATCAGCTATATTCCCACGTAAATATTTGATGGACGTAACTCGTAACTCGTAACTCGTAACTTTTTTGTCACTATTTTTAGTCACTACTCCAACGTAATCACCACCACCTCAGGTCTATTCCCAGTTCTAACGGGTGGTCCCCAGGTTCCATAGCCGGTAGATACATAGTAGCTGGTGTTGCCCTTCTTGTAGAATCCTCTACTTACCTCAAAAATGGCTTTTGTGATGTAGCCAAAGGGCCACATTTGGCCGTGGTGCGTATGTCCAGAGAGCTGCAAGGTTACGCCATTCTGCTCTGCCTCCTCAAGGTGGAAGGGTTGATGGTCCATTAGCACTATGGGGAGCTTGGGGTTCGCCTCCTTTACAAGCTCGTCCAGCGGCTTCCGTTGCTTGTGCAGCATGCTTATGGATTGGCGGTCGTTTCGGCCAATAAGGTTTACCAGGCCGCCCACCACAACAGTAGTGTCCTGCAGCACCTTTATGCCATGATCTTCCAGGTATTTTACGGCCACCGTTGGATTGCCGTAGTACTCGTGATTACCGGTAACGGCAAATATTCCCATCTTGGAGCGGAGCATTTGCAGCTGTTGGCCCATGTTATTTCGGATTACCGGACCAAGGTCCTCGTCGAAGGTGTCGCCAACCAGCAGAATAATATCTGGGTCTTGAGCGTTTATGAGCTTCACCATTCTGCTCAGCCTTCCATTGGCAATGATGGTTCCGAGGTGAACATCGCTAACAGCGACCAGCTTGAGCGGATGAGCAAGTTCCCGCGGCTTCTCAACGGGAATGGTTAGCCGGGTTATGGCTGGATTTGCGGCGTTGATATAACCGGCAACCACGGTAACCAGCGCTACCGCATAGGTAATGGCAACAGTTACATTACGGTTCTCCTTAACAAACGATAGGAACGATAGCCCCGTAAAATGGTAAATTACCCTCAGCAGGTCGAAGGCCAAGAAGCCCAAAATAAGGTAAACCATGGTGGCCAACCATAGCGAGCCAAGCTTAACCACAAAGGTGGGAGAGTAGGCCTGCAGGGTGCTCTCCAATATTCGTCCAACGGGGTAGGCTAGCACCAGCATCCAGAACAGCACAATAAAGATTGTGCGGATTGGCTGACCCTGAAACGCTATGGCCGAACGGTTGTAAACGTAAAGGTTTATGCTGAAGTATATCAGCAGGATTATGGAGAAAAAGATGGCGAATGTGCTTTTCACGTGGATGTTTTTTTATCTGTTTAAATTCACTCTATTTTACTTCAACTTTAGGATTTGGCAGGGTAAATCTCAGAAACAAGTAACCCAAAACACCGGCTACAACTGAACCTACAAGAATACCAATTTTTCCGCTTGCCAGCAAGGCGTTATCTGAATATGCAAGGCTTCCTATAAACAGCGACATTGTAAAGCCAAATCCTCCCAGAATTGAGGCTCCAATGATGTGCTTGAAGGAGATTCCTTTGGGTAGCGTTGCAATTTTGGCCTTTATGGCCAGCCAGCTGAAGAGCGAAATGCCCACAATTTTTCCAATTAGCATGGACTCGGCTAGGTTGATTGAGAGCGTAAAATCCGTATCGCCAACGCTACTTAACGAGAGAAATACAACACCAGCGTTGGCCAGAGCAAAAATTGGCATAACAAAGTAGGCCACAAATCCGTGTAGGCTATTCTCGAAGCGCTGCAGCATAGGTTGAACCTGCCGGTTAAGATACTCTATCGATTCTATAGCACCCAGCTGTGTTTTGGTGAGAAATTGCCTTGGCGTTTTTTTACACTCCAGCAGTTTTGCCTTTTCCAGCAGCCTGTTGGAATACTTGCTCAATCCAATTCGCCTGTTCACCGGAATGGTTAGCGCAACAATTACGCCCGCTATGGTTGGGTGAATTCCCGAGAGGAGAAAAAGATACCAAACACCAATGCCTCCTACAACAAAAAGCCATTTGGCGTTTACGTTGAGCATGTTGGCAATGATTAAGATGGCAAGAATGGCCGCAGCCCCAATGAGGTAAATCCAGAATAGCTGATGGCTATAAAAAATGGCAATTACGGCAATGGCCCCAAGGTCGTCAACAATGGCAAAAGCGGTGAGGAATATTTTTAGGCTGAGCGGCACCCGTTTGCCCAACAGCTGCAAAATTCCCAGCGAGAAGGCAATATCGGTAGCCATTGGGATACCCCAGCCTTCGGCTCCGGGCAGGTTATGGTTAAGTAGCAAAAATATAAGTATGGGGACAACCATGCCACCAGTTGCCGCAACAATTGGGAGGGCCGCCTTTTGCAACGACGAGAGTTCGCCGGCAACAATCTCTTTCTTTATTTCAAGGCCGATTACAAAAAAGAATATGGCCATGAGCCCGTCGTTAATCCAAAGAATCAGCGGTTTGGAATGTGTCCAACTTCCAATGCCAAATGTTAAATTGGTATTCCACGTGCTAAAGTAGGATTGTGAAAATTCGGAGTTGGCCCAGAAGAGCGCTATAAATGCGGAGAGAAACAGTATTATACTACTGCTGGACTCCAGCGCTACAAATCTCTGAAATGGATCGAAAAGCTTCTTCATCTTCAATTTTTTACTTAAGGTTAACAACCGTTTGGCTATTTTGCTCAATTAATCCCACCAAATTGGTTGTTCGCATGTTGCCAATATACATTTTATAAAAAATGAATACCAATTTGTGACATTGAGCAGGTCATAAACTCTGAGTATGACCTGAATGTTTTATATTTGGCTTCTATTGAGTAGTGTGCTATAGTGGCCACTTCTTTTAACTGTTCTGGTTATGCAATTTAAGACAGTTTTGACCATAGTTGCTTTTGCTTTGCAATTTAGCATTGCCTATGGACAAAAGGATAGCGTAATTGAGCACTATTCTACCCTCAAGGATGATTATAATCAAATCAAATATCTCTACCAATCGGCAAACAAGGTTGTGGCCGATAATCCAGCCTTGGCCAGTAATTACCTTCTTTTGGCTGAGTCAATCTTTAAACCAGGAGATTCTTGTTCCTTAAAGCCATTAATAAGGTCTGGTTTTATTAAAGTTTATCGCTTTCAGGGTAAGCTCGATGAAGCACTGGTAGAATCGAATAAAGCGTTAGATGAGCTAGAGACCTGCAGCAATGATTATGTGAAGGCAGGTGTATTGCTGGCAAAAGGTGGCATCTGCTTCCGGTTGGGAAAGAACGACGAGGCGGTTGAGGTGCTCGAATCGGCAGAGAAAATTTTCATACAGCTGGCACTCGATAAGGAACTTTCAAGCGTTTACAACCTTCTTGGGGGTGTTCAGTGGGCTCGAGGAAACTATCCAAAGGCCATTGAAACATTTCTAAAGGCCATTAAACTAAAGGAGAAAGTAAACGATTCCATTGGGATTGCAAATGTTTACAACAATATTGGAATTATTTATGATGACCAGAAGGACTATAAGAATGCGGTTATTTGGTATCAAAAGGCCCTTGCAATTTACCGGGCCAAGGATTTTAACTCAGGCTTGCGAAATGCGCTCAACAACCTAGGCGTTGCTTACAAAAACATGAAGGAGTATAACAAAGCCTACATGGTATTGGAGGAGTCACTACTCATGGAAAAAAAGGTGGGCAATATTTCAGGTATTGGGTATTCGGCCAACAATATTGGGGAGGTGCTTTTGCAGAAGGGAAACTATGTGCATGCTGAGGTCTATATTCAAAAGGCCATTAATTCCCTCATGGAGTGCGGTGAGGAGAGTGGTTTACCTGCCTGCTACATAAACCTAGGTCGTATAAATGAGAAGCTTGGCCGTCGTAATCAAGCGGTTATATTCTTGCATAAGGGGCTCTCCTTAGCGCTGAAGTATAAGGATTTAGAAAAGCAAAAAGAGGCCAACTATTGGCTTTACTCAATACGGAAGGAGCAGGGAGACTTGGGCAAGGCGTTACGCAATTTTGAACAGTTTCACTCCATAAGCGATACCCTGAATGGGGTTCAGGCTAAGAAGCAGCTCAATGAGCTTATGGTTCAGTATGGATCGGAAAAGAAGGAGAGCCGCATTCAAACGCTCGAAAAGGAACAACTATTTCAGAATGTTCTATTGAAGAAAAAAAGGCTGGAACTGCTCATTGCTTCCATTGCCAGCTTGATGCTTCTTGTTTTGGCTATCATGCTTTTCTATAATTACTATCAGAAGAGAAATGCTTTTCGTGTTCTTGCTCTTAAGAATATTGAGATTGAAGAGCAGAAGGAGGAGATGTCAACTCAGCGCGATGAAATAAGCAAGACCAACTTAAGGATTACCGACTCCATTCACTACGCCAAGACCATTCAAAATGCCCTACTAACTCCCTTCGATTCCATAAAAAAACACTTTTCATCTTACATCTACTTTAACCTGCCAAAAGATATTGTTAGTGGTGACTTTATTTGGACTGGCATGCATGGTCGGAAGATGATTATTTCCGCTGTTGATTGCACGGGACATGGTGTTCCGGGAGCATTCATGAGCATGCTGGCCATAACCTACCTCAACCAGATATTTTCGGAGGTTGAGGAGGTGAACCCGGCTTGGTTTATTTCAAGAATGAAGGAGAAGATAGAGCAAGCGTTACATCAACGGGGCCGCCTCGACGATAGCCACGATGGGTTGGCCATTAGTCTGGCGGTTATTGATGTTGATACTCGACAGCTAGATTTTGCCTCCGCTGGCATGAAATCGGTAGTTCTCCGCAGAACCATAAAGGGAAATGAGGTAATTAGGCTTAAAGGCAATACAACCGCCATTGGGTACTACAAGGGTGGATCTGACTTTCACATCAACAGCGTTAACTTACTACCCAACGATCGCTTCTTCATGTTTTCCGATGGCTATGCCGATCAATTTGGTGGCCCAACAGGACGACGTTTGCTCTACAAGGGATTTGCAGAGATTATTTCCCGCAGCGCGGACCTGCCCATCGAGAAGCAGCTGGAGGTAATAGAAAGTAGCTTCTACCAATGGAAGGGTGATAGGGAGCAAATTGACGATGTCATGGTATTTGGTTTGGAGATATAAAACCTATATTTGCAGCTCTTGTAGGCTTTTATGGCAGGAGAATTTCTAGTTCCTGCAAATTGATATTACCGCGATGAAAATATTGGTCGACGACAAGGTCCCTTTTCTGGAAGATATTCTAGACAACTATTTCGACGTTGCATACAAGCCTGGTGGCCAAATTGTGCACGATGAGTTGGAGAGTGCCGATGCGCTGCTAATAAGGACACGTACTGACTGCAATCGCAATTTGTTGCAGGGCACGTCTGTAAAGCTAATCGCCACAGCCACCATCGGCTACGACCATATTGACACTGATTTTTGCCATAGCGCCAACATTGCTTGGCGTAATGCGCCTGGATGCAATGCATGGGCAGTGCAGCAGTATGTTGTTGCTGCTATTCTGGAGCTAGCCATTAAGTATACACTTCCCATTGATCAGCTAACGCTGGGCGTTGTTGGTGTGGGGCATGTTGGCTCTAAAGTTGCGTTGGCCGGCGAAGCCTTGGGAATGCGCGTTTTGCTTTGCGATCCTCCACGGCAGCGGGAGGAGGGTGGCAATTTTGTTCCACTGACTACTATTATGTCGGAGTGCGATATTATCACCTTTCATGTTCCATTAACTATTGATGGTCTGGACAGAACCTACCATATGGCCGACAACTTCTTCTTTGCAAAACTACAGCGAATGCCCTTCATCATTAACACCTCGCGTGGGGAGGTTGTACACGGCGAAGCGCTCAAGCGGGCGTTGGTTGGTAGAACGGTGAAAGGGGCAGTTCTCGATGTGTGGGAGCGGGAGCCAGAAATTGATGTGGACCTGCTGCGATTGGTGGATATTGCTACCCCTCATATAGCTGGCTATTCGGTGGAGGGAAAGGCAAACGGAACAGCTATGGCGGTAAGGGAGATAAGTAAATACTTTGGGCTTGGCATCGACAGTTGGTATCCTCAAAGAGTTCCTAAGCCAGCAAATCCACGAGTCGTTGCTTTAGGAAATAATTTTTACGAAAATCTTTATGCGCTGGTGTCAAGGGCATATCGAATCGTGAACGACGATCTTTCGCTACGAATTAATCCGTCGGGGTTTGAGCATCTGCGCGCGAATTATGCTTTCCGCAATGAGTTTTCGGCATATACAATAGCCAAATCTAGCCTGAGCGATGCCAAGAGGGTCGACCAATTTAGAATGTTAGGATTCCAGGTTGATTAATTGCTAGAAGTTTATAACCCACATGGTGCGCTCTTCGGCCACGCACAACTCACAAAGGCTAATAAGGGACTGGCTAATTTGAATAAGCTTACGCACGTATGCTCTCCAACGCGCCTTCCAGTTTTTATCGCGGTGTTCCAGCTCCTCAAAAAGGTTCTTGCCCATGAAGATGCTCGAGAGGTATTCCCTCAGCTCCTCCAGTGAGTTAATAGCCTTTATGCGATCCATATTTTCCTTCAACTCGTTGATAAGGGGAATAAGGTTTCTGGAATTAAACTTGGTGGCCCCATAAAAATCGTAGAGGTGATTGCTGCGCTCAAAGCAGCCAGCGAATATGTTGAATATATCAATGTTCAGGAATTTCGATTCACTATCGCACTTGAAATAGATTTCGGAATTTCCGGTAATATTGAATTCTACAAAGTTGAAAACTTCTTCTCGGTTTAATAGTCCCAGTTTCATACCATTTCGATAAACAAAATTAAAGACTGCTTTATTTCCCTCCACAAGCTATTTCTGTTTCTATCTACCTCGATTATGCACAGAAATCAATGATTTACGCCCCTCCAACGCCTTTTATGGCTTTGGGAAGTGAAAATTCACATGTAAATTTATGTTTTTTTTGCTTAAGGCTCAAGTAAAAGTTTGGCAGTAAAAATTTTGCCGTGGAAAATACTGCTATTTTTGACCAGATATAAAAGATTGTATGGTTGGAACGCTGGTAAACGTTGCGGCAATTTTGGCCGGTGGAACTATTGGAATGCTATTTCGCTCCAAGTTTCCAGAAAATATTCGAATAATTGTTTTTCAGGCAATGGGTCTCTTTACCCTGGTGCTGGGAATATCGATGGCTTTGAAACTCAATGAACTATTGCTGGCAGTATTTGCTCTCATTTTAGGAGGCGTTACGGGTGAGCTGCTGCGCTTGGAGTCACGCATGGATAATTTGTCCATTTCGCTGAAACGAAACCTGAAGATGGGAGACGATCGTTTCTCGGAGGGGCTCATCACCGCCTTTTTGATGTTTTGCATGGGTTCCATGACAATATTAGGTGCACTGGAGGAGGGAACAGGAGGATACCCAACGCTTCTCTTTGCCAAATCGCTTATGGATGGTATTTCTGCCATTGCTCTAACTACCGCTTTTGGGCCTGGTGTAATTTTTTCTGTAATACCGCTATTGATTTACCAAGGCGGGCTCACCCTTCTTGCACGATACTTTGGCCATAGCCTCCCGGAACCAGCCATTACCCAAATGACGGCAGTTGGCGGTATTCTGCTGATTGGTCTTGGCATTAATATTTTGGATATTAAAAAGATTAAAATTCTCAATTTATTGCCAGCATTGGTTTATATAGTGCTGTTGGTTGTATATTTGGGTAAATATGTAAAGTAGCCATGGCCTTACCTCAGCTCGATATTATTAATGCTCTTGCCCTATCGCATTTCGGGGTGAATCCAACCTGCGTTGTACCACTTGCCTTCTCCGGTTCTAATCGGCGCTATTTTAGAATAGAGGTGAGTGGAAAAACCTTCATTGCCGTGGTTGGTGACGACATTGAGGAGAATAAGACCTTTCTCTATCTAACCCAACATTTTGCGGCAAAGGGGATTGCGGTGCCCAAAATTGAGGCTGTAAGCAAAGATCAATCAGCTTACATTCTGGAGGATTTAGGAAAACAAGATCTATTTTCCATAATTACCGATTCTGAAGTCGAGGTTGCAACCAAAACTTCTCTACTTAAAAGGGCGCTCGAAAAACTTGTTGATATTCAGATTGATGGTGCTGAGGGACTCGACTTTATGCGTTGCTACCCACAACCCTCATTCGACGCTACCACCGTTATGTGGGATTTGAACTACTTTAAGTATTGCTTTTTAAAGCCTTCGGGCATTTATTTTAACGAATCTTTACTGGAAAACGATTTCCTCTGGCTTGCTCAAACCCTTGCAACAAGCGAGGGAAACTACTTTCAATACCGCGATTTTCAATCGAGAAACATAATGGTTCGTGACTCCGGCGAGCTGGTGTTTATTGATTACCAAGGAGGACGACGTGGGCCTTTGCTTTACGATGCGGCCTCGTTTATATACCAAGCTAAAGCAGGGCTTTCGGAGAAGCTCAAAACGGAACTTTTTGAGCATTACCTAGAGGTATTATCAGCCAAGGTAGCCATCGATAAGGCTAGCTATCGCGAGCGATTTAAGCTCTTTGTGCTATTCCGAACTTTACAGGTGCTTGGAGCTTATGGGTTTAGAGGTTACTTTGAACATAAGCCCCATTTTTTGCAGAGCATTCCATTTGCCATTAAGAACCTGAACGAGATGCTTCGACAACAATTGCTGGAAGGAACCTACCTTGCCGAAGTGCTCTCCAATCTCACACTTAAAGAGTTTGGCGGTGAACAACTAGCCGCGTTTAATGGTTTAACCGTGGAGGTATGGAGTTTCTCCTACCGGCGAGGTGTGCCGGACGATCTTTCAGGAAATGGTGGTGGTTTTGTGTTCGACTGTAGAGCGGTATACAACCCTGGACGTTCACCGGAATTGGGAAGCCTCACTGGTCGCGACAAGGAGGTGGTTGCTTTCATAGAATCTTCGTCGGAGATGGAGAATTTTCTTGATGGAGCCAATCAGCTAGCCAATAAATCGGTTGAGCGCTATTTGGAGCGCGGGTTTACCAACCTGATGCTCTCCTTTGGATGCACCGGTGGTCAACATCGTTCGGTGTATGCTGCCGAGGCGATGGCGCACAAAATCAAGAGCCATTATCCCGAGGTTAGGGTGGTGCTCCATCACCGCGAGTTAGGAATAATCGAAACAATGTAAGCAATGGGTAACACATACTGCAAAAGCGACAAGAAAGGTAAAAAGGAGGGTGGCGACGAGGCCAAGTATCGTTGCAAGCGCTGTGGTCGCTATGCCAAGAAGGAGGAGAAGGTATGTAAACCCGAAAAGGTAAAGTGATGAAGGCGATGATTTTTGCTGCTGGTCTTGGCACACGACTTCAACCCATTACCAACCAAACCCCTAAGGCGCTGGTTGAGGTTGGTGGAGAGCCATTACTTGGATACCAGCTAAAAAGGCTTGCCCATTTTGGTTTTACCTCTATCGTGGTGAATGTCCATCACCTTGGAGCACAAGTAAAGAGTTTTCTTTCCAACTTTAGAATCGCTGGGGTTGAGATTGCCATTTCCGACGAGAGCGATATGCTGCTCGATACCGGTGGTGGCCTTTGGAATGCCGCACCATTTTTTAGCGACGGGGAGCCATTTCTGGTTCATAACGTCGACATTCTTTCCAACGTTGATTTGGGGAAATTATATCAGCAGCATAAATCCACCAGCGCACTGGCAACTCTCCTCGTAAGCGAGCGAGAGAGCAGCAGACATTTCTTGTTCAACAAAATGGACCAACTTCGAGGTTGGGAGAATGTGAAAACGGGGGAAAAGAAGTTGCCTTGCCGATTGGAAGAAACCTTGATGCCACTTGCTTTTTCTGGTATTCATGTTATTAACCCCACAATCTTTTCATTGCATCATCAAAATGGCACATTTTCCATTATCGATGTTTACCTTCAGCTTTGCTGCCTCAATTCAATAGTGGCATACAAAGTTTCTCCTGAAACAATAATTCACGACATCGGTACACCTCAAAAGTTGGAGGAGGCAAACCGTTTTATTGCAGAGGGAAAATTCAACTCGTTGATTTCGAAATAGCGAGGTTATAGCTCCCTTGGGTTTAAGGTCAATCAAACCCTTATTTTTCTTGCTTAGGCTGTTGAGGAGCCCTAAACGGTCTTCTGTTTTCCTTCGACTTCCATGGCAGTCGACCACTCCTGTCGGAATATTTTATTATGAAGTAGGTAATGGCTAAGCCCAACAGCATGGCCGCATAGGGGATGAGATCGCTATTGGGTTGCTTGGCTGAATCCCAGATAATTACCTTTCGAGCAATGGCAATTATGGCCACCAGCACCACAATTTCCACATGAACAATGTCCTCTTTCAAAAAAGCTTTTACCGTTTCGAGCAGCTCTATTCCAATTAGAATTACTAAAAATAGGCTAAAGAGCTCCATCAGATTTTCGGCTTGGACAAAGTAGGGTGGCTCGAAGAATTTTTTTGCAATGGTAATTACCACATCGGCTGTGGCAAATAGAAGTGTTATGGTAATAATGGCAATCAGGATGAAAATAATACCCTTTTCAAGAATTCGGACGTAGCGTATCATAATGTCAGTTTTTTTACTAAAACATAAGGAATAGTCGATAGATTCAATAGTACAAAGTGCGATAACCACTTTTTACTACATTTGTTATTCGAAATAAAGATAGGAAAATGGAGTCAACATTGCAATTCATGGAGTTCCTAAAGGCCTGCATTACGCCTGTTGCGTTGATTTCGGGCGTGGGCCTTATTCTGCTTACCGTAGCCAATAGGCTTGGCCGAGTGATTGACCGAATTAGGATACTGGTAAATGAAATCGACCGTGATGATGTGAAGCGACGCGATGAGAAGGTGAGGGAAATTCGGATTCTTTTTCTTCGTGGTCGTTACCTACGCAGCTCCATTGCCCTAATTATGGTAAGCGTAATTGCCAGCTGCTTGATGATACCGGTTCTGTTTGTAATGGTGTTGCTCAACTTCGACCTGAAGCTGCTGGGATACCTGCTTTTTACCCTATCCACGCTCTCCATTCTGGTATCAGCCATATTCTTCTTTATGGATGTGCTGCTTGGGCTTAAGGCGCTGCATTTGGAGGCGGATGAGCATTTGGGAGCGTAATTCATTAAAACATTGTTGTTTTTCTCCTTCTCTGTAAACTTTTTTTGATAGATGAGGAGGAGCAACAGCTTGATTAATATTGATTTGTTAATTAGATTAACAAGATACAATGGAATTAACCGATAAAGACCTTACGCTATTTACGCCCTATCGTATAACCTCGGCCGACACCGATATGGATGCACGGCTTCGGCTTAGCGGATTATCCAACCTCCTTATTCAATCGGCCATTAGCTCGGCCGATAGCTTAGGTTTTGGTTTTGGTGGTCTCAAGCAGCAGCATCTTTTTTGGGTTCTCAGTCGCATGACCATTGAAATATATCGACCACTCAAGTGGTATGAGGAGGCCGTTGTGGAAACCTGGCCCAAGGATATTGAGGGAATTATCTACCTCCGCGACTTTATTGTTAGAGATAAGGCTGGCGAGGTGGTGGCAAAGGCAACTTCGGGTTGGCTGGCCATTGATT
Proteins encoded in this region:
- the egtB gene encoding ergothioneine biosynthesis protein EgtB, producing MTTSLVNKFIATRELTLKLVEQLNPEDTVVQPIVDVSPPKWHLAHTTWFFENFILKKYRTNFKPYHPLYDYLFNSYYQSQGTRVARDMRGYHPRPLLKEIIAYRQTVDAQMLELMRSGSISDELLELIELGINHEQQHQELLITDLKYIWGLSPLFPVYKELKNQESPRSAPLSWLSINEGIYEIGELGTSFHFDNESPRHNTFLHRFEIASRPVNVGEYLDFMEDGGYKEWRHWLHEGWQWLNSNQIEAPLYWQRGDSTWLMYTLNGLRELNREEILTHISFYEADAFARWKGLRLPTEQEWEVAAGVYGSNDSSNNFLDNQLFHPSIVTQGNKAFLGEVWEWTNSAYLPYPKFKPWEGSVGEYNGKFMVNQMVLRGGSCATPKNHIRATYRNFFHPHLRWQFTGARLARDL
- a CDS encoding DUF427 domain-containing protein, translating into MKAIWNGKVIAESNDIVNVENNPYFPMSSINKDYLISSDTKSVCPWKGKASYYSLEVDGKKNIDAVWYYPEPSEAAKSIKDRVAFWKGVQIV
- a CDS encoding metallophosphoesterase is translated as MKSTFAIFFSIILLIYFSINLYVYNRSAIAFQGQPIRTIFIVLFWMLVLAYPVGRILESTLQAYSPTFVVKLGSLWLATMVYLILGFLAFDLLRVIYHFTGLSFLSFVKENRNVTVAITYAVALVTVVAGYINAANPAITRLTIPVEKPRELAHPLKLVAVSDVHLGTIIANGRLSRMVKLINAQDPDIILLVGDTFDEDLGPVIRNNMGQQLQMLRSKMGIFAVTGNHEYYGNPTVAVKYLEDHGIKVLQDTTVVVGGLVNLIGRNDRQSISMLHKQRKPLDELVKEANPKLPIVLMDHQPFHLEEAEQNGVTLQLSGHTHHGQMWPFGYITKAIFEVSRGFYKKGNTSYYVSTGYGTWGPPVRTGNRPEVVVITLE
- the nhaA gene encoding Na+/H+ antiporter NhaA, with the translated sequence MKKLFDPFQRFVALESSSSIILFLSAFIALFWANSEFSQSYFSTWNTNLTFGIGSWTHSKPLILWINDGLMAIFFFVIGLEIKKEIVAGELSSLQKAALPIVAATGGMVVPILIFLLLNHNLPGAEGWGIPMATDIAFSLGILQLLGKRVPLSLKIFLTAFAIVDDLGAIAVIAIFYSHQLFWIYLIGAAAILAILIIANMLNVNAKWLFVVGGIGVWYLFLLSGIHPTIAGVIVALTIPVNRRIGLSKYSNRLLEKAKLLECKKTPRQFLTKTQLGAIESIEYLNRQVQPMLQRFENSLHGFVAYFVMPIFALANAGVVFLSLSSVGDTDFTLSINLAESMLIGKIVGISLFSWLAIKAKIATLPKGISFKHIIGASILGGFGFTMSLFIGSLAYSDNALLASGKIGILVGSVVAGVLGYLFLRFTLPNPKVEVK
- a CDS encoding tetratricopeptide repeat protein, with amino-acid sequence MQFKTVLTIVAFALQFSIAYGQKDSVIEHYSTLKDDYNQIKYLYQSANKVVADNPALASNYLLLAESIFKPGDSCSLKPLIRSGFIKVYRFQGKLDEALVESNKALDELETCSNDYVKAGVLLAKGGICFRLGKNDEAVEVLESAEKIFIQLALDKELSSVYNLLGGVQWARGNYPKAIETFLKAIKLKEKVNDSIGIANVYNNIGIIYDDQKDYKNAVIWYQKALAIYRAKDFNSGLRNALNNLGVAYKNMKEYNKAYMVLEESLLMEKKVGNISGIGYSANNIGEVLLQKGNYVHAEVYIQKAINSLMECGEESGLPACYINLGRINEKLGRRNQAVIFLHKGLSLALKYKDLEKQKEANYWLYSIRKEQGDLGKALRNFEQFHSISDTLNGVQAKKQLNELMVQYGSEKKESRIQTLEKEQLFQNVLLKKKRLELLIASIASLMLLVLAIMLFYNYYQKRNAFRVLALKNIEIEEQKEEMSTQRDEISKTNLRITDSIHYAKTIQNALLTPFDSIKKHFSSYIYFNLPKDIVSGDFIWTGMHGRKMIISAVDCTGHGVPGAFMSMLAITYLNQIFSEVEEVNPAWFISRMKEKIEQALHQRGRLDDSHDGLAISLAVIDVDTRQLDFASAGMKSVVLRRTIKGNEVIRLKGNTTAIGYYKGGSDFHINSVNLLPNDRFFMFSDGYADQFGGPTGRRLLYKGFAEIISRSADLPIEKQLEVIESSFYQWKGDREQIDDVMVFGLEI
- a CDS encoding 4-phosphoerythronate dehydrogenase, with the protein product MKILVDDKVPFLEDILDNYFDVAYKPGGQIVHDELESADALLIRTRTDCNRNLLQGTSVKLIATATIGYDHIDTDFCHSANIAWRNAPGCNAWAVQQYVVAAILELAIKYTLPIDQLTLGVVGVGHVGSKVALAGEALGMRVLLCDPPRQREEGGNFVPLTTIMSECDIITFHVPLTIDGLDRTYHMADNFFFAKLQRMPFIINTSRGEVVHGEALKRALVGRTVKGAVLDVWEREPEIDVDLLRLVDIATPHIAGYSVEGKANGTAMAVREISKYFGLGIDSWYPQRVPKPANPRVVALGNNFYENLYALVSRAYRIVNDDLSLRINPSGFEHLRANYAFRNEFSAYTIAKSSLSDAKRVDQFRMLGFQVD